The nucleotide sequence TTATGATATTGATATTTGTTATGCCAGAGACAAAGAGAATTTAGAAAATATCATAAAAGCACTTGCTCCATTCCATCCGTATTTAAGAGGAGCCCCAAAAGATTTACCTTTTATCTTTGATGTGAAAACACTCCACATGGGATTGAATTTTACCTTTTCAACCGATATTGGAGATATTGATATATTAGGAGAGGTGCAAGGAATTGGCAATTATGAAGATGTAGTCCAATATTCTGAGATTATAGAAATCTATGGAATGCCCTGTTCTGTTTTAACCGTCGAGGGATTAATTAAGTCCAAGAAGGCAATAAGACGCCCAAAGGATGAACCAATAATAAAAGAAATGGAAGCAATTCTGGAAATTCGTCAACAACAGAAAAAATAGGAGGTGAAAAAACTATGTCATCAGAAGTCGAAAAACATGAACAAGAAGATAAATGGTTTAAACAACATGAAGCAGATTTAATTGAAGCGGCAAAAGAAAAGAAAAGGATAGAAGAAGAAGAAAAGCAAAAAGAACTCCATTTTATGCACTGTCCAAAATGTGGACATGAATTGCACCACATTAATTTAGAAGGAATTGTGCTGGATAAGTGTGATAAATGCGAAGGGCTGTGGTTTGATAAAGGTGAATTAGAAGAACTCCAAAAACGCGAATACGAACATAAACATAAATTCTTTGGGAAATTTATAGAGATGTTTAAGTAATGATAATTGGTAACCATTTAATTAATTATGAATAAAATTGATATAACCCCTTTACTAACCCAAGTATCTAAACCCACGCGATACTTAGGGAATGAAGTTAATAGCATTCATAAGGATTGGGCAAAGGTGTCGGTAAAAGTAGCCTTAGCCTTTCCAGATGTTTATGAAGTCGGGATGTCTCATCTGGGTCTGAAGATTCTTTATCAGATACTT is from bacterium and encodes:
- a CDS encoding zf-TFIIB domain-containing protein, encoding MSSEVEKHEQEDKWFKQHEADLIEAAKEKKRIEEEEKQKELHFMHCPKCGHELHHINLEGIVLDKCDKCEGLWFDKGELEELQKREYEHKHKFFGKFIEMFK